The following are from one region of the Mustela lutreola isolate mMusLut2 chromosome 9, mMusLut2.pri, whole genome shotgun sequence genome:
- the KIAA1755 gene encoding uncharacterized protein KIAA1755 homolog isoform X1, which translates to MDPPSLDAAIQHALAGLYPPFEATAPTILGQVFRLLDSDFQGDGLTCLLDFLIPAKRLCEQVREAACAPYSHCLFLHEGWPLCLGGEVVVHLAPLNPLLLRQGDFYLQVEPQEEQSVCIMIKCLSLDLRTVDTKPVPVSSYPILFTQTGLETINSDFEGSPLHNCLVASEDGIVSVPWTKITSPEFVDDRPQAVNVLSLAWGPLQLEALDLSCPPELPQPKSPGCQELHAQSLAKGKGRTYGNKYPGLIKVEPARPGEVAFRMDHVASQDLEGDYVVLLESRGGSPSREVETSHGCPLGASEELSRTKQIPFAQRTPPLSGTSGGPSLKKWACEKAASSEEEPCILDLRRKINHKVDSHTHDSEQQPREPYLNVLEKPLPWASGLEAGGSEDLASSTKVQGHLANPENMVQPRPDPKQESSLHLCPASSPATPVEERAKLRLSKPGPGPSQNTSSSRSPTPGLRFSFLKGQRQAPGPPEKASLQHDGPWKVLCSLYSPKPNRAKGLGKAGTTQTKASGPAADSGPLTREKAGFPEGPPRRVPAVDEETPGPEPRMGALSVELFQSRIACLPGGRDRAGRPLLLVSTTEGAWEAPWCTSSEVTKLLSYLCTVPRPEDKTKGLAVVIDARKQPPHPGLVSALQATQALAPASMGAVLYLGDEEAALQPGMLPDIQVEVVTSLKALGHHVDPSQLPPALEGSLPYCHCEWVQFFQKLDPFLADLRRAASLLKASINQIEKSEPPGGVQEASRCLSKSKELMEAVLRDPGLLGFQREGGATLAKLRLEAGRLDSNPNVRSHLAEAVALYGLVDERLHVLVSASNHLLGRLELRIRLGRLEAAILQVSNWMEQEGSRCLQALTPKDRSLETVEKAHMEFEDFFLQAAAQYRRGLELSKQAAELGATARGSSAAGGAEFPELAAFASTQRAFQAKLTHFYMAAERQRTDLETLLHLHLFCKKMTWFHTDCQDLMRQLRLGKAQRASPGDQRRLDRYRQRLALEFPAEKLTAMGLQVASLSQEGLGQDLWEEARVRHEEIQTLLKKALAHCPCPEGPKARSAPPEVRRAAPKGQGPNGDVASRGRWGLPPSDLPGLDHLPNPCWPRAHREGQNRNVKVGFLPQEAGRAVEAEEGKGPQEPFWFPAPEPFFDPLFSRQRLLRQNKAPHPTGGSFSSEGTDSQTSLEDSPQTSPPASL; encoded by the exons GACCCCCCATCTCTGGACGCAGCCATCCAGCATGCCCTGGCAGGCCTCTATCCCCCTTTTGAGGCCACGGCGCCCACCATCCTGGGGCAGGTGTTCCGTCTGCTGGATTCTGACTTCCAAGGGGATGGGCTGACCTGCCTTCTGGATTTCCTTATTCCTGCCAAGCGCTTGTGTGAGCAAGTGCGAGAAGCAGCCTGT GCCCCGTACTCACATTGCCTCTTCCTGCATGAGGGCTGGCCTCTGTGCCTGGGGGGTGAGGTCGTGGTACACCTGGCCCCCCTCAACCCTCTCTTGCTACGCCAAGGGGACTTCTACCTCCAAGTCGAGCCCCAGGAGGAGCAGTCCGTCTGCATCATGATCAAATGCCTCTCCTTGGACCTCCGCACGGTGGACACAAAGCCTGTTCCCGTGTCGTCCTACCCTATACTTTTCACCCAGACGGGGCTGGAGACTATCAACAGTGACTTTGAGGGAAGCCCCCTTCACAACTGCCTGGTCGCTTCAGAAGATGGGATTGTCTCTGTGCCCTGGACCAAGATAACCAGCCCGGAGTTTGTGGATGACAGACCCCAAGCAGTGAATGTCCTTTCCCTGGCCTGGGGGCCCCTTCAGTTAGAGGCCCTCGATTTGAGCTGCCCTCCGGAGCTGCCCCAGCCCAAGTCCCCAGGCTGCCAGGAGCTGCATGCCCAGAGCTTGGCCAAGGGCAAGGGCAGGACTTACGGAAACAAGTACCCAGGACTCATCAAAGTAGAGCCAGCCAGGCCTGGGGAGGTGGCCTTCAGGATGGACCATGTGGCCAGCCAGGACTTGGAGGGAGATTATGTGGTCCTTCTGGAGAGCAGAGGAGGGTCTCCTAGTAGGGAAGTGGAGACATCCCATGGGTGTCCTTTGGGGGCATCGGAGGAATTATCCAGAACTAAGCAAATCCCTTTTGCTCAAAGAACGCCACCTCTCTCAGGCACCAGCGGGGGACCTTCCTTGAAAAAATGGGCTTGTGAGAAGGCAGCAAGCTCAGAAGAGGAGCCCTGCATTTTGGACTTGAGGAGAAAGATCAACCATAAGGTTGACTCACACACCCATGACTCAGAACAGCAGCCCCGGGAACCCTACCTCAATGTCCTTGAGAAGCCATTACCCTGGGCCTCTGGCCTCGAGGCAGGTGGTTCAGAAGACCTGGCTTCCTCCACAAAGGTGCAGGGACATCTGGCAAACCCAGAAAATATGGTCCAGCCCAGGCCTGACCCAAAACAAGAGTCCTCCCTGCATCTGTGCCCAGCTTCCTCTCCTGCTACTCCAGTGGAAGAGAGGGCCAAACTGAGACTTTCCAAACCTGGACCTGGCCCCAGTCAGAACACCTCCTCCTCCAGGTCCCCCACTCCTGGGCTTAGATTCTCCTTCTTGAAAGGGCAAAGGCAAGCCCCGGGGCCACCAGAGAAAGCCTCACTCCAGCACGACGGGCCCTGGAAAGTCTTGTGTTCGCTCTACTCTCCCAAACCCAACCGAGCCAAGGGCTTGGGGAAAG CTGGGACAACTCAGACCAAAGCATCTGGCCCAGCTGCTGACTCAGGCCCACTCACCAGGGAAAAGGCTGGCTTTCCAGAAGGCCCTCCTAGAAGAGTCCCCGCTGTGGATGAGGAGACCCCAGGGCCTGAACCGAGGATGGGGGCTCTGAGTGTGGAGCTGTTCCAGTCAAGAATAGCATGTCTGCCAG GTGGTCGGGACAGGGCAGGGAGGCCCCTGCTTCTGGTGTCAACCACTGAGGGGGCCTGGGAGGCACCGTGGTGCACAAGCTCAGAAGTCACCAAGCTGCTTTCCTACCTGTGCACTGTCCCCAG GCCTGAAGATAAAACCAAGGGGCTGGCTGTTGTGATTGATGCCAGGAAACAGCCCCCGCATCCTGGTCTGGTCAGTGCCCTGCAGGCCACCCAG GCTCTGGCCCCAGCCTCCATGGGTGCTGTGCTCTACCTGGGGGACGAGGAGGCTGCTCTCCAGCCAGGGATGCTGCCTGACATCCAG GTAGAGGTGGTGACCTCACTGAAGGCTCTCGGCCACCACGTGGACCCCAGCCAGctgcccccagccctggaggGCTCCCTCCCCTACTGCCACTGCGAGTGGGTGCAATTCTTCCAG AAGTTGGACCCTTTCCTTGCTGACCTCCGCCGGGCCGCCTCCTTGCTAAAGGCTTCCATCAACCAGATTGAGAAGAGTGAGCCCCCTGGAGGGGTGCAG GAGGCCTCCAGGTGTCTGAGCAAGTCCAAGGAGCTGATGGAGGCCGTGCTGAGGGACCCAGGCCTGCTGGGCTTCCAGCGGGAAGGGGGAGCCACTCTGGCCAAGCTGCGGCTGGAAGCTGGTAGGCTGGATTCCAACCCCAATGTCAG GAGCCATCTGGCTGAAGCTGTCGCCTTATACGGCCTCGTGGATGAGCGGCTGCATGTCCTAGTCAGTGCATCTAACCATCTTCTGGGGAGGCTGGAGCTCCGGATCCGCCTGGGCCGTCTGGAAGCTGCCATCCTCCAG GTCAGCAACTGGATGGAGCAGGAGGGGAGCCGGTGCCTGCAAGCGCTGAcccccaaagacagaagcttgGAGACCGTGGAGAAGGCACACATGGAGTTTGAGGACTTCTTTCTCCAGGCTGCA GCCCAGTACCGCCGTGGCCTGGAGCTGTCCAAGCAGgcggctgagctgggagccacaGCCAGAGGAAGCAGCGCGGCGGGAGGAGCAGAGTTCCCGGAGCTGGCAGCCTTCGCTTCCACCCAGCGGGCCTTCCAGGCGAAGCTGACCCACTTCTACATGGCAGCTGAGCGGCAGCGCACGGACCTGGAGACGCTGCTCCACCTGCATCTCTTCTGCAAGAAG ATGACCTGGTTTCACACAGACTGCCAGGACCTGATGAGGCAGCTCAGGCTGGGCAAGGCCCAGAGGGCCAGCCCCGGGGACCAGCGCCGCCTCGACCGCTACCGGCAGCGCCTGGCCTTGGAGTTCCCCGCAGAGAAGCTCACGGCCATGGGGCTGCAGGTGGCCTCACTGAGCCAGGAGGGCCTGGGCCAGGACCTGTGGGAGGAGGCCCGGGTGAGGCACGAGGAGATCCAGACCCTTCTGAAGAAGGCCCTGGCCCACTGCCCATGCCCAGAGGGGCCCAAGGCCCGCTCAGCACCCCCGGAAGTCAGAAGGGCAGCTCCCAAGGGCCAGGGTCCGAATGGAGATGTTGCTTCCAGAGGAAGGTGGGGCCTGCCCCCTTCGGACTTACCGGGCCTGGACCATTTACCAAATCCCTGCTGGCCTCGGGCCCACAGAGAGGGACAGAACAGAAATGTGAAGGTGGGCTTTCTGCCCCAGGAAGCTGGTCGGGCCGTAGAGGCTGAAGAAGGCAAAGGCCCCCAGGAGCCCTTTTGGTTTCCAGCCCCTGAGCCCTTCTTTGACCCCCTCTTCTCCCGGCAGCGACTCCTCAGGCAGAACAAGGCCCCCCACCCTACTGGGGGCAGCTTCTCCTCGGAGGGGACAGACTCACAGACGTCTCTGGAGGACTCACCCCAGACGagtccccctgcctccctctag
- the KIAA1755 gene encoding uncharacterized protein KIAA1755 homolog isoform X2, with protein MDPPSLDAAIQHALAGLYPPFEATAPTILGQVFRLLDSDFQGDGLTCLLDFLIPAKRLCEQVREAACAPYSHCLFLHEGWPLCLGGEVVVHLAPLNPLLLRQGDFYLQVEPQEEQSVCIMIKCLSLDLRTVDTKPVPVSSYPILFTQTGLETINSDFEGSPLHNCLVASEDGIVSVPWTKITSPEFVDDRPQAVNVLSLAWGPLQLEALDLSCPPELPQPKSPGCQELHAQSLAKGKGRTYGNKYPGLIKVEPARPGEVAFRMDHVASQDLEGDYVVLLESRGGSPSREVETSHGCPLGASEELSRTKQIPFAQRTPPLSGTSGGPSLKKWACEKAASSEEEPCILDLRRKINHKVDSHTHDSEQQPREPYLNVLEKPLPWASGLEAGGSEDLASSTKVQGHLANPENMVQPRPDPKQESSLHLCPASSPATPVEERAKLRLSKPGPGPSQNTSSSRSPTPGLRFSFLKGQRQAPGPPEKASLQHDGPWKVLCSLYSPKPNRAKGLGKGGRDRAGRPLLLVSTTEGAWEAPWCTSSEVTKLLSYLCTVPRPEDKTKGLAVVIDARKQPPHPGLVSALQATQALAPASMGAVLYLGDEEAALQPGMLPDIQVEVVTSLKALGHHVDPSQLPPALEGSLPYCHCEWVQFFQKLDPFLADLRRAASLLKASINQIEKSEPPGGVQEASRCLSKSKELMEAVLRDPGLLGFQREGGATLAKLRLEAGRLDSNPNVRSHLAEAVALYGLVDERLHVLVSASNHLLGRLELRIRLGRLEAAILQVSNWMEQEGSRCLQALTPKDRSLETVEKAHMEFEDFFLQAAAQYRRGLELSKQAAELGATARGSSAAGGAEFPELAAFASTQRAFQAKLTHFYMAAERQRTDLETLLHLHLFCKKMTWFHTDCQDLMRQLRLGKAQRASPGDQRRLDRYRQRLALEFPAEKLTAMGLQVASLSQEGLGQDLWEEARVRHEEIQTLLKKALAHCPCPEGPKARSAPPEVRRAAPKGQGPNGDVASRGRWGLPPSDLPGLDHLPNPCWPRAHREGQNRNVKVGFLPQEAGRAVEAEEGKGPQEPFWFPAPEPFFDPLFSRQRLLRQNKAPHPTGGSFSSEGTDSQTSLEDSPQTSPPASL; from the exons GACCCCCCATCTCTGGACGCAGCCATCCAGCATGCCCTGGCAGGCCTCTATCCCCCTTTTGAGGCCACGGCGCCCACCATCCTGGGGCAGGTGTTCCGTCTGCTGGATTCTGACTTCCAAGGGGATGGGCTGACCTGCCTTCTGGATTTCCTTATTCCTGCCAAGCGCTTGTGTGAGCAAGTGCGAGAAGCAGCCTGT GCCCCGTACTCACATTGCCTCTTCCTGCATGAGGGCTGGCCTCTGTGCCTGGGGGGTGAGGTCGTGGTACACCTGGCCCCCCTCAACCCTCTCTTGCTACGCCAAGGGGACTTCTACCTCCAAGTCGAGCCCCAGGAGGAGCAGTCCGTCTGCATCATGATCAAATGCCTCTCCTTGGACCTCCGCACGGTGGACACAAAGCCTGTTCCCGTGTCGTCCTACCCTATACTTTTCACCCAGACGGGGCTGGAGACTATCAACAGTGACTTTGAGGGAAGCCCCCTTCACAACTGCCTGGTCGCTTCAGAAGATGGGATTGTCTCTGTGCCCTGGACCAAGATAACCAGCCCGGAGTTTGTGGATGACAGACCCCAAGCAGTGAATGTCCTTTCCCTGGCCTGGGGGCCCCTTCAGTTAGAGGCCCTCGATTTGAGCTGCCCTCCGGAGCTGCCCCAGCCCAAGTCCCCAGGCTGCCAGGAGCTGCATGCCCAGAGCTTGGCCAAGGGCAAGGGCAGGACTTACGGAAACAAGTACCCAGGACTCATCAAAGTAGAGCCAGCCAGGCCTGGGGAGGTGGCCTTCAGGATGGACCATGTGGCCAGCCAGGACTTGGAGGGAGATTATGTGGTCCTTCTGGAGAGCAGAGGAGGGTCTCCTAGTAGGGAAGTGGAGACATCCCATGGGTGTCCTTTGGGGGCATCGGAGGAATTATCCAGAACTAAGCAAATCCCTTTTGCTCAAAGAACGCCACCTCTCTCAGGCACCAGCGGGGGACCTTCCTTGAAAAAATGGGCTTGTGAGAAGGCAGCAAGCTCAGAAGAGGAGCCCTGCATTTTGGACTTGAGGAGAAAGATCAACCATAAGGTTGACTCACACACCCATGACTCAGAACAGCAGCCCCGGGAACCCTACCTCAATGTCCTTGAGAAGCCATTACCCTGGGCCTCTGGCCTCGAGGCAGGTGGTTCAGAAGACCTGGCTTCCTCCACAAAGGTGCAGGGACATCTGGCAAACCCAGAAAATATGGTCCAGCCCAGGCCTGACCCAAAACAAGAGTCCTCCCTGCATCTGTGCCCAGCTTCCTCTCCTGCTACTCCAGTGGAAGAGAGGGCCAAACTGAGACTTTCCAAACCTGGACCTGGCCCCAGTCAGAACACCTCCTCCTCCAGGTCCCCCACTCCTGGGCTTAGATTCTCCTTCTTGAAAGGGCAAAGGCAAGCCCCGGGGCCACCAGAGAAAGCCTCACTCCAGCACGACGGGCCCTGGAAAGTCTTGTGTTCGCTCTACTCTCCCAAACCCAACCGAGCCAAGGGCTTGGGGAAAG GTGGTCGGGACAGGGCAGGGAGGCCCCTGCTTCTGGTGTCAACCACTGAGGGGGCCTGGGAGGCACCGTGGTGCACAAGCTCAGAAGTCACCAAGCTGCTTTCCTACCTGTGCACTGTCCCCAG GCCTGAAGATAAAACCAAGGGGCTGGCTGTTGTGATTGATGCCAGGAAACAGCCCCCGCATCCTGGTCTGGTCAGTGCCCTGCAGGCCACCCAG GCTCTGGCCCCAGCCTCCATGGGTGCTGTGCTCTACCTGGGGGACGAGGAGGCTGCTCTCCAGCCAGGGATGCTGCCTGACATCCAG GTAGAGGTGGTGACCTCACTGAAGGCTCTCGGCCACCACGTGGACCCCAGCCAGctgcccccagccctggaggGCTCCCTCCCCTACTGCCACTGCGAGTGGGTGCAATTCTTCCAG AAGTTGGACCCTTTCCTTGCTGACCTCCGCCGGGCCGCCTCCTTGCTAAAGGCTTCCATCAACCAGATTGAGAAGAGTGAGCCCCCTGGAGGGGTGCAG GAGGCCTCCAGGTGTCTGAGCAAGTCCAAGGAGCTGATGGAGGCCGTGCTGAGGGACCCAGGCCTGCTGGGCTTCCAGCGGGAAGGGGGAGCCACTCTGGCCAAGCTGCGGCTGGAAGCTGGTAGGCTGGATTCCAACCCCAATGTCAG GAGCCATCTGGCTGAAGCTGTCGCCTTATACGGCCTCGTGGATGAGCGGCTGCATGTCCTAGTCAGTGCATCTAACCATCTTCTGGGGAGGCTGGAGCTCCGGATCCGCCTGGGCCGTCTGGAAGCTGCCATCCTCCAG GTCAGCAACTGGATGGAGCAGGAGGGGAGCCGGTGCCTGCAAGCGCTGAcccccaaagacagaagcttgGAGACCGTGGAGAAGGCACACATGGAGTTTGAGGACTTCTTTCTCCAGGCTGCA GCCCAGTACCGCCGTGGCCTGGAGCTGTCCAAGCAGgcggctgagctgggagccacaGCCAGAGGAAGCAGCGCGGCGGGAGGAGCAGAGTTCCCGGAGCTGGCAGCCTTCGCTTCCACCCAGCGGGCCTTCCAGGCGAAGCTGACCCACTTCTACATGGCAGCTGAGCGGCAGCGCACGGACCTGGAGACGCTGCTCCACCTGCATCTCTTCTGCAAGAAG ATGACCTGGTTTCACACAGACTGCCAGGACCTGATGAGGCAGCTCAGGCTGGGCAAGGCCCAGAGGGCCAGCCCCGGGGACCAGCGCCGCCTCGACCGCTACCGGCAGCGCCTGGCCTTGGAGTTCCCCGCAGAGAAGCTCACGGCCATGGGGCTGCAGGTGGCCTCACTGAGCCAGGAGGGCCTGGGCCAGGACCTGTGGGAGGAGGCCCGGGTGAGGCACGAGGAGATCCAGACCCTTCTGAAGAAGGCCCTGGCCCACTGCCCATGCCCAGAGGGGCCCAAGGCCCGCTCAGCACCCCCGGAAGTCAGAAGGGCAGCTCCCAAGGGCCAGGGTCCGAATGGAGATGTTGCTTCCAGAGGAAGGTGGGGCCTGCCCCCTTCGGACTTACCGGGCCTGGACCATTTACCAAATCCCTGCTGGCCTCGGGCCCACAGAGAGGGACAGAACAGAAATGTGAAGGTGGGCTTTCTGCCCCAGGAAGCTGGTCGGGCCGTAGAGGCTGAAGAAGGCAAAGGCCCCCAGGAGCCCTTTTGGTTTCCAGCCCCTGAGCCCTTCTTTGACCCCCTCTTCTCCCGGCAGCGACTCCTCAGGCAGAACAAGGCCCCCCACCCTACTGGGGGCAGCTTCTCCTCGGAGGGGACAGACTCACAGACGTCTCTGGAGGACTCACCCCAGACGagtccccctgcctccctctag